A genome region from Sceloporus undulatus isolate JIND9_A2432 ecotype Alabama chromosome 1, SceUnd_v1.1, whole genome shotgun sequence includes the following:
- the ARV1 gene encoding protein ARV1, whose protein sequence is MEKEPGAPYYRCIECNGEATELYKDYQRGVLRLSICKSCQKPVDKYIEYDPVIILINAILCKAQAYRHILFNIEINIHSKLCIFCLLCEAYLRWLQLQDSSQSPDPDDFIRYAKEWDFYRMFAIASMEQAAFLIGIFSTLWLAKPIALRTKENFIFLLKALLLSSYGKLLLIPAVIWEHDYTHLCLKLIKVFVLTSNSQAIRVTLNTSRKLCLVAIVNGLILENGIIHLFQRIGWNV, encoded by the exons ATGGAAAAAGAGCCTGGGGCCCCCTACTACAGGTGTATTGAGTGCAACGGGGAGGCGACTGAGCTGTACAAGGACTACCAGCGCGGGGTGCTGCGGCTCTCCATCTGC AAATCCTGTCAGAAACCAGTGGACAAATATATAGAATATGATCCTGTTATCATCTTAATTAATGCAATCTTATGCAAAGCACAGGCTTACAGGCATATTTTATTCAATATAGAGATAAAT ATTCATAGCAAGCTCTGCATATTCTGTTTGCTCTGTGAAGCTTATCTCAGGTGGTTGCAGCTACAGGATTCAAGCCAAAGTCCTGATCCTGATGATTTTATTAGATATGCCAAAGAATGGGATTTTTATCGAATGTTTGCAATAGCATCTATGG AACAAGCTGCCTTTTTGATTGGCATCTTCAGTACTTTGTGGTTAGCAAAACCAATAGCTCTGAGAACCAAAGAaaatttcatctttcttttgaaAGCATTGCTGTTATCTAGCTATGGAAAACTTCTACTGATTCCAGCTGTTATTTGGGAGCATGACTATACTCATTTATGCCTCAAGCTCATTAAAGTTTTCGTCTTGACATCAAACTCTCAAGCAATTAGAG TTACCTTGAACACAAGCCGAAAACTTTGTCTGGTGGCCATCGTGAATGGATTAATTTTGGAAAATGGCATCATCCATTTGTTCCAGAGGATAGGATGGAATGTTTGA